In the genome of Hymenobacter taeanensis, one region contains:
- a CDS encoding ArsR/SmtB family transcription factor: protein MTPNTTSADLNLTTEKMEKVAFILKTTAHPTRIAIVQLLANQESLSVTDISEKLNVEQSLLSHHLTGMKLKGILSSHRDGKNIFYSLKMREVVDVIQCLAGCTFL from the coding sequence ATGACCCCGAATACCACCTCCGCCGATCTGAACCTAACCACCGAAAAGATGGAGAAGGTGGCTTTTATCCTTAAGACCACGGCCCATCCCACCCGCATTGCTATTGTGCAGTTGCTGGCCAATCAGGAGAGCCTGTCGGTAACGGACATCAGTGAGAAGCTCAACGTTGAGCAAAGCCTGCTCTCCCATCACCTCACGGGCATGAAGCTGAAAGGTATTTTAAGCTCTCACCGCGACGGCAAAAACATCTTCTACTCGCTGAAGATGCGCGAAGTAGTCGACGTAATTCAGTGCTTGGCTGGCTGCACGTTCCTGTAG
- a CDS encoding M48 family metallopeptidase, protein MAAPLRTSDAAIREMVVARRAWIEKHQTRFEAREKPTTLAYVSGETHFYQGRGYALHVLPTTGRPRVELQEAEQSLTLWVREGSTTEQRAKVLNAWYRERLKEQLSTMVAYWEPIVGVTVLAWSTKQMKTRWGTCNIRAQRIWLNLELIKHPTHCLQYVVVHEMVHLHERYHNARFWGLMDRFLPGWQLARQQLNQVSLGAAAGPDAC, encoded by the coding sequence GTGGCCGCTCCCCTGCGTACCTCCGATGCCGCCATCAGGGAGATGGTAGTGGCCCGCCGCGCCTGGATTGAGAAACACCAAACCCGTTTTGAGGCCCGCGAAAAGCCCACCACTCTGGCATACGTTTCCGGCGAAACCCACTTTTACCAGGGCCGAGGCTACGCCCTGCATGTACTCCCGACTACTGGCCGGCCGCGCGTGGAGCTGCAGGAAGCAGAGCAGAGCCTTACCCTGTGGGTGCGCGAGGGTAGCACCACAGAGCAGCGCGCCAAGGTGCTAAACGCCTGGTACCGGGAGCGGCTGAAGGAGCAGCTCTCGACTATGGTGGCCTACTGGGAACCCATTGTGGGCGTAACGGTACTAGCCTGGAGCACCAAGCAAATGAAGACGCGCTGGGGCACCTGTAATATCCGCGCCCAGCGCATCTGGCTGAATTTAGAGCTGATTAAGCACCCGACCCACTGCCTGCAGTACGTGGTGGTTCACGAGATGGTGCACCTGCACGAGCGCTACCACAACGCCCGCTTCTGGGGCCTGATGGACCGCTTCCTGCCGGGTTGGCAGCTGGCGCGCCAGCAGCTCAACCAAGTTTCCCTGGGTGCTGCCGCCGGCCCGGATGCCTGCTAA
- a CDS encoding BLUF domain-containing protein, with protein MHHIIYMSRGTQAMTDDELRTLLQQARATNEEQNITGALVYGDGQFMQVIEGEESVLAALYAKLLTDSRHMNVVKLADKQVGQRSFGEWSMGFRPMSAEGFAELAGYVEPNELDLCLPGLSAADALLLQMMKVFVLTPLKD; from the coding sequence ATGCATCATATCATTTATATGAGTCGGGGCACTCAGGCCATGACCGACGACGAGCTGCGCACTCTCCTGCAACAGGCCCGCGCTACCAATGAGGAGCAGAACATCACGGGTGCTCTGGTGTACGGCGACGGCCAATTCATGCAAGTTATTGAGGGGGAAGAGTCAGTACTGGCGGCCCTGTACGCCAAGCTACTCACCGATTCGCGGCACATGAACGTGGTAAAGCTCGCTGATAAACAGGTGGGGCAACGCAGCTTCGGAGAGTGGTCCATGGGCTTCCGGCCGATGTCGGCAGAAGGCTTTGCTGAGTTAGCTGGCTACGTAGAACCCAACGAGCTTGACCTATGCTTGCCCGGCCTGAGCGCTGCCGATGCCCTGCTGCTGCAGATGATGAAAGTATTCGTGCTGACTCCCTTGAAGGACTAA
- a CDS encoding S24 family peptidase, with protein sequence MEEQKQIGDRLSAIIEHYGDSVYGAAKKLGHDRPTKLYNFIGHKFKPGFDTLVEVLQTYPEINPGWLLLGEGQMLLPKALAEPAPTAKKAPEPAPGHRYGGLNAPAVITLDMAGEEGIMLVPTPAQAGYQLSREKPAVLKEMDLELLALPQFSGKSHRAFEVEGSSMEPTLWTSDVVIARCMDDWRMVKPRHVYVVVTDDSLMVKRIPRPIRNEDQEVELLSDNSYFSPHIVPRETIWEIWEVRGVLTKRVPANREEAIERVAGLLEVMARDSTDVRGRLQEMMERISSRASEQLRLL encoded by the coding sequence ATGGAAGAGCAAAAGCAGATAGGTGACCGTTTATCGGCCATTATTGAGCACTACGGGGATTCGGTGTACGGCGCTGCAAAGAAGCTTGGACATGATCGGCCCACGAAGCTTTACAACTTTATTGGACACAAGTTTAAGCCAGGCTTCGATACGTTGGTAGAAGTGCTCCAGACCTACCCGGAAATTAACCCCGGGTGGTTGCTGCTGGGCGAAGGGCAGATGCTATTGCCCAAGGCGCTGGCTGAACCTGCTCCGACGGCGAAGAAGGCCCCAGAGCCGGCGCCCGGTCACCGCTACGGAGGGCTGAATGCTCCGGCGGTAATTACCTTGGACATGGCTGGGGAGGAAGGCATTATGCTGGTGCCGACACCTGCCCAGGCGGGCTACCAGCTTTCCCGCGAGAAGCCGGCGGTGCTGAAAGAAATGGACCTGGAGTTGCTGGCGTTACCGCAGTTTTCGGGCAAGTCGCACCGGGCCTTCGAGGTGGAGGGTTCCAGCATGGAGCCGACGCTGTGGACCAGTGATGTAGTCATTGCCCGGTGCATGGACGACTGGCGGATGGTGAAGCCCCGACACGTGTACGTGGTGGTGACGGACGACTCGCTGATGGTGAAGCGCATTCCGCGCCCCATCCGCAACGAGGACCAGGAAGTGGAATTGCTTTCGGATAACTCGTACTTCTCCCCTCACATTGTCCCGCGGGAAACCATCTGGGAAATCTGGGAAGTGCGGGGCGTGCTGACCAAGCGGGTGCCCGCCAACCGGGAGGAAGCTATTGAGCGCGTAGCCGGGCTGCTGGAAGTTATGGCGCGTGACTCTACCGACGTACGCGGCCGTTTACAGGAAATGATGGAGCGGATTAGCAGCCGCGCCAGTGAGCAACTGCGGCTGCTGTAG
- a CDS encoding helix-turn-helix domain-containing protein — MQVALLVPEQEWRQLLSDVQRLKETEAAPKMLPAPSAPPDRILTVREAAHYMRLKPEGVRNARRAGRLQGLRLNEKEWGFHLSELNRYLSRYNRRPLDFPSGS, encoded by the coding sequence ATGCAAGTAGCCCTGCTAGTGCCCGAACAAGAGTGGCGGCAGCTGCTCTCTGACGTGCAGCGCCTCAAAGAAACCGAGGCCGCCCCCAAAATGCTGCCCGCGCCCAGCGCCCCACCCGACCGCATTCTGACGGTGCGTGAGGCCGCCCATTACATGCGCCTCAAGCCCGAGGGCGTCCGCAATGCCCGCCGGGCCGGCCGCCTCCAAGGGCTGCGACTCAACGAAAAGGAGTGGGGCTTCCACTTGTCGGAGTTGAACCGCTACCTGTCCCGCTACAATCGGCGTCCGCTCGATTTTCCATCTGGTTCCTAA
- a CDS encoding DUF1376 domain-containing protein has translation MKPPAFLLYTGDFLSSPDVQLMGAHEVGAYCLLLFNSWQSDRPGYLPAAEDRLRRTGRLTVEQWAESRDLLLGKFPLTTDGTARYNPRLLAEAHRQAQHRELKTKAGLASAAKRAAQATGVAPTPTPVASITGANDSDTASSTAPQQLANRKAAHVGLAANTCSENDQQTGNLSFSLSLPSSLRSEGEGAAAPSAPAPGSVKRKSCPPTLAEVQAYAAYQHPGHPAAGEEAAAFFDHFESNGWRVGGKTPMVDWRAAFRNWMRRRPQFQPVPPASATPARARTAPKPADPSRWS, from the coding sequence ATGAAGCCCCCCGCTTTCCTTCTGTATACCGGCGACTTTCTCAGCTCCCCCGACGTGCAGCTGATGGGAGCCCACGAGGTGGGAGCCTACTGCTTGCTGCTGTTCAACTCCTGGCAATCCGACCGCCCCGGCTATCTGCCCGCCGCAGAAGACCGCCTACGCCGCACGGGGCGCCTGACGGTCGAGCAGTGGGCCGAGAGCCGGGACTTGCTCTTGGGCAAATTTCCGCTGACCACCGACGGCACCGCCCGCTACAACCCGCGCCTACTCGCCGAGGCCCACCGCCAGGCCCAGCACCGGGAACTGAAGACTAAAGCGGGCCTCGCCTCAGCAGCCAAGCGGGCGGCCCAGGCAACAGGTGTTGCCCCCACGCCAACACCTGTTGCCTCAATTACTGGCGCAAATGATTCTGACACCGCCAGTTCAACAGCGCCCCAACAGCTGGCCAACAGAAAAGCAGCACATGTTGGCCTTGCCGCCAACACGTGTTCAGAAAACGACCAACAGACGGGCAACCTTTCCTTTTCCTTGTCCTTACCCTCTTCACTACGTTCAGAGGGAGAGGGGGCCGCGGCCCCCTCCGCTCCCGCGCCAGGTTCAGTTAAGAGGAAGTCTTGCCCGCCCACGCTGGCTGAGGTGCAGGCGTATGCTGCCTACCAGCACCCCGGCCATCCGGCGGCCGGCGAGGAGGCCGCGGCCTTTTTCGACCACTTTGAAAGCAACGGCTGGCGGGTAGGTGGCAAAACCCCTATGGTTGACTGGCGCGCGGCCTTCCGCAACTGGATGCGCCGGCGTCCGCAGTTTCAGCCGGTGCCGCCCGCGTCTGCCACCCCAGCCCGCGCCCGCACCGCCCCCAAGCCCGCCGACCCCAGCCGTTGGAGTTAA
- the dnaB gene encoding replicative DNA helicase, translated as MSARPISSSRSVSVPRSSHVPPQALDLESVVLGAALLEVGAQRTLLATLSTEQVFYSAPHQQVYLAIRDLLQAGQHADLLTVVQMLCQRGTLQRIGGPAFVAGLTQRVGSAAHVETHCRILQQHYARRIVIQAGTELTAYGYDEGRDPLELLAQAQIQLTSLHRSLENRPPKTAADAFEATFERLAQAVQRQGLTGIPTGLTQLDGLTGGWQPSDLIILAARPAMGKTAALLHFARTAALNHGHHVAVFSLEMPTLQLMQRLVASEVPGYSNSDLRRGNLPGGLDQVAHVRQQAQRLHTHGHRLHLDDTPGLSIQQLRAKCARLHSQHPLGLVLVDYIQLMRGDQKGNREQEVGSISRGLKELAKELNAPVIALSQLSRDVEKRGGDKRPLLSDLRESGSIEQDADCIIFLWRGEYYDIREYDDGTPTADTVLFDVAKHRNGATDEVIAACNLRRGLFADLGSR; from the coding sequence ATGTCCGCACGACCCATTTCTTCCAGCCGTAGCGTCTCAGTACCTCGCAGCAGCCACGTTCCCCCACAAGCTCTGGACTTGGAATCCGTGGTTCTGGGTGCGGCCTTGCTGGAAGTAGGAGCCCAGCGCACCCTGCTTGCCACTCTATCGACGGAACAGGTGTTCTACTCGGCCCCGCACCAGCAAGTGTACCTGGCCATCCGCGACTTGCTGCAAGCCGGCCAGCACGCCGACCTGCTAACCGTCGTGCAGATGCTGTGCCAGCGCGGCACTCTCCAGCGCATTGGCGGCCCGGCCTTCGTGGCCGGCCTCACGCAGCGTGTGGGCTCCGCTGCTCACGTCGAAACGCACTGCCGCATCCTCCAGCAGCATTACGCCCGCCGGATTGTTATTCAGGCCGGCACCGAGCTGACAGCCTACGGCTACGATGAGGGCCGTGACCCGCTGGAGCTGCTAGCCCAGGCTCAAATCCAGCTGACCAGCCTGCATCGTAGCCTCGAAAATCGCCCTCCCAAAACCGCAGCGGATGCCTTTGAGGCTACTTTCGAGCGCCTCGCCCAAGCCGTGCAGCGGCAGGGCCTCACCGGCATTCCTACCGGCCTCACCCAACTCGACGGTCTCACCGGCGGCTGGCAGCCCTCCGACCTCATCATCTTGGCCGCTAGGCCGGCTATGGGTAAAACTGCGGCTCTATTGCATTTCGCCCGCACCGCTGCCCTCAACCATGGCCACCACGTGGCTGTCTTCAGCCTGGAAATGCCCACCCTGCAGCTCATGCAGCGGCTGGTAGCCAGTGAAGTGCCCGGCTACAGCAATTCCGACCTGCGCCGTGGCAACCTGCCTGGCGGACTTGACCAGGTGGCCCACGTCCGCCAGCAGGCCCAACGCCTGCACACCCACGGCCACCGGCTCCACCTCGACGACACGCCCGGCCTGAGCATTCAGCAGCTACGCGCCAAATGCGCCCGCCTGCACAGTCAGCACCCGTTGGGCTTGGTGCTGGTCGACTATATTCAGCTTATGCGCGGAGACCAAAAAGGCAACCGGGAGCAGGAGGTAGGCAGCATTAGTCGCGGGCTGAAAGAGCTAGCCAAAGAGCTAAACGCTCCCGTCATTGCTCTCAGTCAGCTCAGTCGCGACGTGGAGAAAAGGGGAGGGGACAAGCGCCCCTTGTTATCTGACCTACGCGAATCCGGCAGCATTGAGCAGGATGCCGACTGCATCATCTTCCTATGGCGCGGCGAGTACTACGACATCCGCGAGTACGACGACGGCACCCCCACCGCCGACACCGTCCTCTTCGACGTGGCCAAACACCGCAACGGAGCTACTGACGAGGTCATAGCTGCCTGCAACCTCCGGCGCGGCTTATTCGCTGATTTGGGCAGCCGTTAA
- a CDS encoding Abi family protein: protein MDKKYMERLFSAGRLARFYEVVRHDTDEAAALYAGNIQLSESLYPSLAVAEVTLRNTIHRQLTYLFQTADWYQSIGRQPGLSSLQSSIDKAQEHIRDRRETVSADKVVAELNFGFWVTLFNKAYETALWKQLRLAFPHLPKPERQRGTVSAVVNAVRILRNRVYHNEPICWQLRTLQEQHAQTLQLIGWIEPQLLPWLSAIDRFPAVLQAEQARRAAYQAKLADNQ from the coding sequence ATGGATAAGAAATACATGGAGCGGCTATTTTCTGCCGGGCGGCTGGCACGCTTCTATGAGGTGGTTCGCCATGATACTGACGAAGCCGCAGCCCTGTATGCGGGCAATATCCAGCTGTCGGAAAGCTTGTACCCCAGTCTCGCCGTAGCCGAGGTTACGCTGCGCAATACCATTCACCGCCAGCTCACCTACTTATTCCAAACGGCCGATTGGTACCAGTCGATTGGTCGTCAACCCGGCCTGAGCAGTTTGCAGTCTAGCATCGACAAAGCACAAGAGCACATTCGCGACCGGCGGGAAACGGTGTCCGCCGACAAAGTAGTGGCCGAGCTGAATTTTGGCTTCTGGGTCACGCTCTTCAACAAAGCCTACGAAACTGCCCTGTGGAAGCAGTTACGCTTGGCTTTTCCGCATTTGCCCAAGCCCGAGCGCCAGCGGGGCACCGTATCAGCCGTCGTTAACGCCGTGCGCATCCTGCGTAACCGTGTGTACCACAACGAACCTATCTGCTGGCAGCTGCGCACCTTGCAGGAGCAGCATGCCCAAACCCTACAACTCATTGGGTGGATTGAGCCACAGCTGTTGCCCTGGCTGTCAGCCATCGACCGTTTTCCCGCGGTACTACAAGCGGAGCAGGCACGCCGGGCGGCATATCAGGCAAAGTTGGCGGACAACCAATAA
- a CDS encoding ATP-binding protein — protein sequence MAAVAEFRQGLLRMLKARIPFISIKSIERARVLKVLEELAGEIGIPMYVHGLSHGTRDLKTLKTVHDDRSVAGGLDFAVQNIGQRQNLTFVFTEISDIEDDGMLARHLYDCVLQAIERGGSLCVLSNGRGIWPQLQRLGMTLTLDPPGEEEMLTVVRECVEPYRGQIPIEWSEADFRLAATILANMTLVEAENVLATLMAKGSLVKADLQELSRTKDRLFSDISGLEKVRAEADTLTVAGLDGMRHWLGQQRQLLTADLKARKLRPPRGMLLVGVPGCGKSLSAKFVAASWNLPLYRLDLASIHGQYLGQSENRLKEALASADNAAPCVLWIDEIEKGLAGATGGNDGGTSTRMVGQFLFWLQESSAKVFVVATANDVSRLPPELLRRGRFDELFFVDLPSEAERADIIDLYIQRNQLPVPSASMREQLVDMTEGFAGADLESAVREVAVQAVINGDAAVTDGLYAKSFSNVVPLSRTSPEQIEAIRLWGRERAVPASGQPIAVSTDRPVGARRGILI from the coding sequence ATGGCTGCAGTTGCGGAGTTTCGCCAAGGCCTGCTGCGGATGCTTAAGGCCCGCATTCCATTTATTTCCATTAAAAGCATCGAGCGGGCCCGGGTACTAAAAGTGCTCGAAGAGCTGGCTGGCGAAATCGGGATTCCCATGTACGTGCATGGTCTCTCGCACGGCACCCGCGACCTAAAAACGCTTAAAACTGTGCACGATGACCGGTCAGTAGCTGGGGGACTGGACTTTGCAGTTCAGAATATCGGGCAGCGCCAGAACCTGACATTTGTCTTCACTGAAATCAGCGACATTGAGGATGACGGCATGCTGGCTCGTCACCTCTACGACTGCGTGTTGCAGGCCATTGAGAGGGGCGGCTCGCTGTGTGTGCTTAGCAACGGGCGCGGCATCTGGCCGCAGCTGCAGCGCTTGGGCATGACGCTCACGCTGGACCCGCCCGGTGAGGAGGAGATGCTGACGGTGGTGCGCGAGTGCGTGGAGCCGTACCGCGGACAGATTCCAATAGAGTGGAGTGAGGCTGACTTCCGGCTGGCCGCGACCATCCTGGCCAATATGACGCTGGTAGAAGCCGAAAACGTACTGGCGACTCTCATGGCGAAAGGATCACTGGTGAAGGCCGATTTGCAAGAATTGAGCCGTACGAAAGACCGGCTATTCAGCGACATTTCCGGCTTAGAAAAGGTACGGGCCGAGGCTGATACGCTCACCGTGGCGGGGCTTGATGGCATGCGACACTGGTTGGGCCAGCAGCGGCAACTGCTCACGGCCGACTTGAAAGCGCGCAAGCTGCGGCCACCGCGTGGGATGCTGCTAGTGGGCGTGCCAGGCTGCGGGAAGTCGCTGTCGGCAAAATTCGTAGCAGCCTCCTGGAACCTGCCGCTATACCGGCTCGACCTAGCTTCCATTCATGGGCAGTACCTAGGACAAAGCGAAAATCGACTCAAGGAAGCCTTGGCCTCGGCCGATAATGCCGCGCCGTGCGTGCTGTGGATTGACGAAATCGAGAAGGGCTTGGCTGGGGCCACAGGTGGCAACGACGGAGGCACCAGCACCCGCATGGTAGGGCAGTTTTTATTCTGGCTGCAGGAAAGCTCGGCGAAGGTATTCGTGGTAGCCACAGCCAACGACGTGAGCCGCCTGCCTCCAGAGTTGTTGCGCCGGGGCCGCTTCGATGAGTTGTTCTTCGTGGATCTACCCAGCGAAGCCGAGCGCGCTGATATTATTGACCTGTACATCCAGCGCAATCAGTTGCCAGTGCCTTCGGCCAGCATGCGCGAGCAGCTAGTAGATATGACCGAGGGCTTTGCTGGTGCCGACTTGGAAAGCGCCGTGCGCGAAGTAGCGGTACAGGCCGTTATCAACGGCGACGCGGCCGTGACGGATGGGCTGTACGCCAAGAGCTTCAGCAACGTGGTGCCACTAAGTCGTACCAGCCCAGAGCAGATTGAGGCTATCCGCCTCTGGGGCCGGGAGCGGGCCGTACCGGCCTCGGGCCAGCCCATTGCCGTTTCCACTGACCGGCCGGTGGGTGCCCGACGGGGAATTCTTATTTAA
- a CDS encoding DUF4007 family protein, protein MSVSLNDSATLGFIDPLPQSLLPHPPSFAGHQTFALRSSWLKKGVDALLQDPTLFSSEDALVTLGVGKNMVSAIRHWLLATGMAAPISDRSPKLLPTALGIYLLADEGADPYLEDPATLWLLHWNLCGPGSQAYTWAYAFNVWREWEWTRAALSASILAAARATASKVSSADTIERDVNVFLLTYLAAGERSQNAEDGLDCPLRELGLIRAGFGNQEHYTFAVGPKPSLPPALFGWALLKFWDWKYPGTSTIAARDIAHAEGSPGVVFKLDEDSVLFYLDQLDELTRGQLRFEDTPLVRQVVRTTGQALTPEVLLQSHYAAQHVA, encoded by the coding sequence ATGTCTGTTTCATTGAACGATAGCGCTACCTTAGGTTTTATCGACCCGCTTCCGCAATCCTTGCTGCCCCACCCGCCCAGCTTTGCTGGGCACCAGACTTTCGCATTACGCTCTTCTTGGCTCAAAAAAGGAGTAGACGCGCTGCTGCAGGACCCCACGTTATTCTCGTCCGAGGATGCCCTGGTTACGCTTGGGGTCGGTAAAAACATGGTTAGCGCCATCCGCCATTGGCTGCTGGCTACTGGCATGGCTGCGCCTATCTCCGACCGTAGCCCTAAGCTGTTGCCCACTGCTTTAGGCATATACTTGCTCGCCGATGAGGGCGCTGATCCTTACCTGGAAGACCCCGCCACGCTTTGGCTCTTGCACTGGAACCTATGTGGCCCCGGCAGCCAAGCCTACACCTGGGCCTATGCCTTCAATGTATGGCGGGAGTGGGAGTGGACCCGCGCCGCGCTGTCGGCCTCCATTCTGGCTGCTGCCCGTGCTACCGCATCCAAGGTGTCCTCCGCCGATACCATCGAACGAGACGTCAACGTATTCCTGCTCACCTACCTGGCAGCAGGCGAGCGGAGCCAAAACGCCGAGGACGGTCTCGATTGTCCGCTGCGCGAGCTAGGCCTCATCCGGGCCGGTTTCGGCAACCAGGAGCACTACACCTTCGCTGTTGGTCCTAAGCCCAGCTTGCCCCCCGCGTTATTTGGATGGGCCCTGCTTAAGTTCTGGGACTGGAAATATCCTGGCACCAGCACCATTGCCGCCCGCGACATAGCCCACGCCGAAGGCTCGCCGGGCGTGGTATTCAAGCTTGATGAAGACTCCGTGCTGTTCTACCTCGATCAGCTCGACGAGCTCACCCGGGGGCAGCTGCGCTTCGAGGATACCCCACTCGTGCGGCAGGTAGTACGCACTACCGGCCAGGCCCTTACCCCCGAGGTCTTGCTTCAATCTCATTACGCTGCTCAGCACGTCGCCTAA
- a CDS encoding phosphoadenosine phosphosulfate reductase family protein, which yields MNLPNYTGPLHPEGQKVRHILCLSGGKDSTALALYMRDKVPEMEYAFADTGEELPETYDYLALLEAQLGKKITRLNPDRPFQHHLDIRNGFLPSARQRWCTDLLKIKPFEVFVGDDLVYSYVGIRADENRSGYISSKQNIIPILPFKDDGLGYDDVMQILDESGLGLPKYYEWRSRSGCYFCFYQQRNEWVGLKERHPDLFEKSKEFERFDEQTGTRYTWNQRESLNELEQPERMAQIKDDLQKRRERQQNFVPSSLLDILGEEDDSEEGCLICHL from the coding sequence GTGAACCTACCCAACTATACCGGCCCCCTGCATCCCGAAGGCCAAAAGGTGCGCCATATTCTCTGCCTCTCTGGAGGCAAAGACTCCACCGCCCTGGCTCTGTATATGCGCGACAAAGTGCCCGAAATGGAGTACGCCTTTGCGGATACCGGTGAAGAGCTGCCCGAAACCTACGACTACCTCGCCCTGCTCGAAGCCCAGCTCGGCAAGAAAATAACCCGTCTGAATCCAGATAGGCCGTTTCAGCATCACCTCGATATCCGGAACGGTTTTCTGCCTTCTGCACGCCAGCGTTGGTGCACAGATTTATTGAAAATCAAGCCTTTCGAAGTTTTCGTAGGCGATGATTTGGTCTACTCTTATGTCGGTATCAGAGCTGACGAAAACCGTTCGGGCTATATTTCCAGCAAACAAAACATCATCCCTATTCTGCCTTTCAAAGATGATGGTCTAGGCTATGACGATGTGATGCAGATTCTGGACGAATCTGGTTTGGGTCTACCTAAGTACTACGAATGGCGTAGCCGCTCTGGCTGTTATTTCTGCTTCTATCAGCAACGTAACGAGTGGGTCGGCCTCAAAGAGCGTCATCCTGACTTGTTTGAAAAGTCGAAAGAATTTGAGCGCTTCGACGAACAGACTGGAACTCGCTACACTTGGAATCAGCGAGAAAGTTTGAATGAGCTTGAGCAGCCAGAACGTATGGCGCAAATCAAAGACGACCTTCAAAAACGTCGTGAGCGTCAACAAAACTTCGTTCCGTCTAGCTTGCTCGATATTCTTGGAGAAGAGGATGATAGTGAAGAGGGTTGCCTAATATGCCATTTATAA
- a CDS encoding DUF4007 family protein gives MEKELPVKEEKVAISYHRGFGLNRIALSSVLRFFAEGKSRKQMEQELTLGPDQLTAAISYCERSGLVIREKITAFGEAVLEHDTSLSKQATQWAMHYFLASPSVASPNYWASLALNHLSFTRQFGQSDLANAILGFAKDASNWEPSERTVKAGATAFISTYSKEEGLGAIGILEDAGRSQYTVRQPRALSIGVFACLLADYWDRHWPDRDDVLLEDITRGELAQVLLLSENKVNDLLGALAAPDMALIKRQRKHLPYQIIRQAGLDAAALWQTHLYR, from the coding sequence ATGGAAAAGGAATTACCCGTTAAAGAAGAGAAAGTTGCTATTAGCTACCACAGAGGTTTCGGCCTTAACAGGATAGCATTATCATCTGTATTGCGGTTTTTCGCAGAAGGCAAAAGCCGCAAGCAGATGGAACAAGAATTAACACTTGGCCCTGACCAGTTAACGGCAGCAATTAGCTACTGTGAGCGAAGCGGTTTAGTAATACGGGAGAAAATTACTGCCTTTGGGGAAGCTGTATTAGAACACGACACCTCCCTTTCAAAGCAAGCAACTCAGTGGGCTATGCACTATTTTTTGGCAAGCCCTTCTGTCGCATCACCCAACTATTGGGCATCACTTGCACTGAATCACCTTAGTTTCACCAGACAATTTGGTCAGTCAGACTTAGCCAATGCCATTTTGGGTTTTGCCAAGGATGCTTCTAATTGGGAACCTTCCGAAAGAACAGTTAAGGCTGGTGCAACAGCATTTATAAGCACCTATAGTAAAGAAGAAGGATTAGGTGCAATAGGAATTTTGGAGGATGCGGGCCGCAGTCAATACACTGTTCGTCAGCCCCGTGCTTTGTCAATAGGCGTATTTGCCTGCCTGCTGGCTGACTATTGGGACCGACACTGGCCCGACCGTGACGACGTACTCTTGGAGGATATCACCCGCGGCGAGCTGGCCCAGGTGCTGCTGCTCAGCGAAAACAAGGTCAATGACTTGCTAGGAGCCCTGGCCGCCCCCGATATGGCCCTCATCAAGCGTCAGCGCAAGCACTTGCCCTACCAAATCATCCGCCAAGCCGGCCTCGATGCGGCTGCCCTCTGGCAAACCCATCTCTACCGCTGA